Proteins from a single region of Antechinus flavipes isolate AdamAnt ecotype Samford, QLD, Australia chromosome 2, AdamAnt_v2, whole genome shotgun sequence:
- the CNNM3 gene encoding metal transporter CNNM3 produces the protein MAAAAAAAGGLRWVLAALCLGCAAGGDTSGPRVLGFCLEEDGDGTEGPVWARGRVVRAAPGAAFRLRLFGSGFANRSWPWVAFAPAGADCPEGGGDSGSGDAGGGAGAPLSVNPEAVRPHSALLAVRVEPGGPAGGARYRLCSREGPEGRWAPTAEGDSLAVEEAPLLPWALGLLVAALLGLAALARGLQLSALALEPAEVQVLRESGSEAERAAARRLEPLRRWGSFALCALLLLASLAQAALAVLLYRAVGQRAVPAVLGSAGLVYLVGEVAPAAVSGRWALTLAPRALGLTRLAVLLTFPVALPVGKLLELALRQEGGRLRERVVDLARGTDPYNEFVREEFSKGALRCKTVEDVLTPLKDCFMLDASAILDFSVMSTIMQSGYTRIPVYEEERSNIVDMLYLKDLAFVDPEDCTPLSTIIRFYNHPLHFVFNDTKLDAVLEEFKRGKSHLAIVQKVNNEGEGDPFYEVMGLVTLEDVIEEIIKSEILDESDDYGENKVKKKPTSLSTPIERKKEEFSLFKGSDNEYKVKISPQLLLATQRFLSREVDLFSPLRISEKILLHLLKHPSVNQEVKFDECNRLAADHYLYQRNQPVNYFILILQGRVEVEIGKEGLKFENGAFTYYGVSALSVPSSVHQSPVSSIRPSRRDLQSEPAESTHYSSTYCPDYTVRALSDLQFIKVTRLQYLNALMASRAQNSPQSPENLDLQIVPNSQTKLLNSKIAAAAGTTNSRPNSPTEESLGRNTRV, from the exons atggcggcggcggcggcggcggctggcGGCCTACGCTGGGTGCTCGCCGCGCTCTGTTTGGGCTGCGCTGCTGGGGGGGACACGTCAGGCCCGCGGGTACTGGGTTTCTGCTTGGAAGAGGACGGAGACGGGACAGAGGGTCCGGTGTGGGCCCGGGGCCGGGTGGTCCGGGCCGCGCCCGGAGCCGCCTTCCGCTTGCGGCTCTTCGGCTCCGGTTTCGCCAACCGCTCGTGGCCCTGGGTGGCCTTCGCTCCAGCGGGCGCGGACTGCCCGGAGGGGGGAGGGGACTCGGGATCGGGGGACGCTGGGGGGGGAGCGGGCGCGCCCCTGAGCGTGAACCCCGAGGCCGTGCGGCCTCACTCGGCGCTGCTCGCGGTGCGCGTGGAGCCCGGCGGGCCCGCGGGGGGCGCGCGCTATCGCTTGTGCAGCCGCGAGGGGCCCGAGGGGAGGTGGGCGCCCACAGCTGAGGGGGACTCGCTCGCTGTTGAGGAGGCGCCCCTATTGCCCTGGGCGCTGGGTCTGCTGGTTGCCGCGCTGTTGGGGCTGGCGGCGCTGGCTCGCGGGCTGCAGCTGAGCGCCCTGGCCCTGGAGCCGGCTGAGGTACAGGTGCTGCGCGAGAGCGGCTCAGAGGCGGAGCGGGCAGCAGCGCGGCGCTTGGAGCCCCTGCGGCGCTGGGGCAGCTTCGCCCTGTGCGCACTACTGCTCCTGGCCAGTCTTGCCCAGGCCGCGCTCGCCGTGCTTCTCTATCGTGCCGTGGGCCAAAGAGCCGTGCCCGCCGTGCTGGGCAGCGCGGGCCTCGTTTACCTGGTGGGCGAGGTGGCGCCTGCAGCAGTCAGCGGCCGCTGGGCCCTGACCCTAGCGCCGCGCGCGCTGGGGCTCACCCGCCTGGcggttctgctcactttcccCGTGGCCTTGCCCGTGGGCAAGCTCTTGGAGTTGGCCCTGCGCCAGGAAGGCGGCCGGCTGCGGGAGCGTGTGGTGGATCTGGCCCGGGGCACTGACCCTTACAACGAGTTCGTAAGGGAGGAATTCAGCAAGGGGGCTCTGCGGTGCAAAACAGTGGAGGACGTGCTCACCCCGCTGAAGGATTGTTTCATGTTGGACGCTTCGGCCATCCTGGACTTCAGCGTCATGTCCACCATCATGCAGAGCGGCTACACTCGCATCCCAGTGTACGAGGAAGAACGCTCCAATATAGTGGATATGCTCTACCTCAAGGACTTGGCCTTCGTGGACCCGGAGGACTGCACCCCGCTCAGCACCATTATCCGATTCTACAATCACCCGCTCCACTTTGTCTTCAATGACACCAAGCTGGATGCCGTCCTGGAAGAATTCAAACGAG GGAAGTCACATCTGGCCATTGTACAGAAGGTGAACAATGAAGGTGAGGGAGACCCTTTCTATGAAGTTATGGGTCTTGTTACCCTGGAGGATGTCATTGAGGAGATAATTAAGTCCGAGATCCTAGATGAATCTGATGACTATG GAGAAAATAAGGTGAAAAAGAAACCTACTTCTCTCAGCACTCCCATAGAGCGAAAGAAGGAGGAATTCTCCTTGTTCAAAGGGTCTGACAATGAGTATAAAGTGAAGATATCTCCCCAACTGCTCCTGGCCACTCAACGTTTCCTCTCCCGAG AGGTGGACTTATTTAGCCCACTACGAATCTCAGAGAAGATCCTGCTACACCTGCTGAAGCATCCCAGTGTCAACCAGGAAGTGAAGTTTGATGAATGCAACCGACTGGCTGCAGACCATTACCTGTACCAGCGCAATCAGCCAGTTAACTACTTCATTCTCATCCTGCAG gGCAGGGTTGAGGTGGAGATTGGGAAGGAGGGCCTCAAGTTTGAAAATGGAGCCTTCACTTACTATGGTGTGTCTGCCCTGTCTGTACCATCTTCAG TTCATCAGTCCCCAGTTTCTTCAATTCGGCCCAGCCGACGTGACCTGCAGTCCGAGCCAGCAGAGAGTACCCACTATTCCTCTACGTATTGTCCAGACTACACCGTGAGGGCCCTTTCTGACCTGCAGTTCATTAAG gtaaCTCGACTGCAGTATCTCAATGCACTCATGGCCTCACGTGCCCAGAATTCCCCACAGTCTCCTGAGAACCTGGACCTTCAAATTGTTCCCAACAGCCAGACCAAGCTACTCAATAGCAAGATTGCTGCAGCTGCAG